TCCTTCTCCTTGGAGAAGAGGAATGCCTTGTGCTCCCAAAGGGCAGTTGAGTCAGCATAATCTGATTCAGTCACATACTTGGCGATCTCCTCCGGGTTCTCCACATCAGACACATCAAACAACGAGACCTTGAGGCCTGCCTGCCTGCCATCATCAGTATCCTTGCCGATGCCGATTATGGTATCCTCATCATAAGGATGCAGATATCTGGAGAAACCAGGTATCTTAAGCTTCCCAAGCTCAGTGATATCAGTCGGATCGCTCAGATCAATGACAAAGAAAGGATCAATCTGCTTGAAAGTCACCATATAAAGCCTGTCACCCATGAACCTTGTGGAGAAGATGCTCTCATCCTCTGCAAGGCCTTCAAGCTCTCCGATTATGCCAAGATCCATATCCAGAGCATAAACATTGTTTGAAGACAAGGATCGCTCACCTTCAAATCTTGACCACCTTGGGCTCAGGGTTGTCGCAATCCTGAACACACCATCATATTCATCCATGGAGAACTGATTGAGCACTCTTCCAGGGACCTTGCCATTGGCTTCAGGATCGATATCAAGGCCATCCACCTCAATCCTGTTGATGACAGTGTACTCAAAATACTTTATCTCCTCAAGCCTCTGCTCCAATAATCCCTCAGCCCTCTCCTCAAACGTCTCCTGCTCGTCCTCGTCAAGGGTAACGATCACAGACTCATACACCTGATATATCTTCGCCTCTTTCTCAAGCCTTGAAAGCACAGCATTGTCTGTCTGCTTTATCTTAGAGATGAGATCCCTGTGCTTCTCTGCAAGATGAGGCTCAAGCAGCTCCATGACTATGCCCTTCTGGATATCATACTCATTGACATATTCGCCATAAGTCACATAGATATTATTCCCTGACATATAGAGTTCCTGGGAGCCTTCGACAGCCACTGAAACAGAATCCATATCACCTGAGCCAAGCTCGAGGGCATGTATATTGACAAACATCGGATAATTGTAAGGGATGTTGAAATAATGGACATGCCCAATCGGGACAGATCTCACCACATCATCCTCAATTATCAAAGGAGTCGGCATCTCAAGCCTGTACTCTGGCTGTGAAGTGGTAAGCATATAGACAAAGCCATCGCTCATCCTGCCCCTGAAATAATTGCCTTCAAACTTATACTTCCTGATCGGCTCAGGATCGCTCCTGTCGCTGATGTCATAGACATCAAAGAAGGTCATGCCCTGCCTCGGCACAATATCTATCTTCTTATAATAATCATTGTCATAATAATTCCCGAACACAGCAAGATAATCCCCATCAACAAAAAGGGACTCTATCTGCTGATCAAACCTGATTGTCGATATTATCTCAGCATCCTCGCCAGGATAAGCCCTGATAATGAACAATGTCTGTCCGGTGACAGTGTAGATGTAATTGCCGTCAGTCTTGATTATATCCGCCTCATCAACACCCTGGACCTGGACATTTGTCCCGGAATAATCAAGGCCATCATAATCTGCGCCTGCAGCTGGCGCAGACTCAGCCATGTCCATAGCAGGCATCGGCTCTGAGAGTCTTTCTATAGAGGCACCCTGCATCTTGACAGAAGAGCCATAGCCCAGATTTGCGCCTGAGTTATCCTTAATGAAGCTGAGAAGCTGGTCTTCAGTATCGAATGTGAGTGTCTTCACCTCTGCGCCATAATCAAACTTAAGCTCATCATAAGTGCCCGCACCATACCTGTAAACCACCTTGTCCGGAGGAGGTGTGGTCTGCTGGCAAGCTGCTAAAAAAACAATGCTGAACAATGCAATGACCGCGATTATCTTTCTCATAAGTATCACCCTTTTTCTAATAAATATACACTTGGATATATAGTTTGTTTTGATTTTGGTCCGGATTGAAGCTATACATAATATCCAATAACAAAAATCGCACTAATCCCCAACCTGAAGGTTGGGGTATTTTATCGTGCGATTCCCTCAAAAATCTTTGATTTTTGGGGCCCTAAAATTGCTTTGCAATTTTATGGTTTGGAATTGAAAATGACGCCCTGAAGGGCGTGGTATTAAACCCCTGAAAATGACAGGCGTCATTTTCAATAATCCAATAATCAATATTGATAATAAGTATGATTGACAGTCATGATAATCTTGTGTTGTTCAATTACAATAATAATAAGTGTAATAAATAGTATTTTCATTCATATATGCACTTATAAATGTAATGCTTTTCGTCACCTATGCCAGATGCCAAATCTTTATAATGAATCCTGACCGCACCCATATAAATTGGCAATACTATACCAACGGAAAGGATATGCAGGGATAGATGAAAAGAACCATGGCTCTTTCCCTGAAATATATGTCGCTGTCTTCTCGATGAATCCTGGATTCCTAAAACAATTCAAAGGCCTATCCAAGAGCCACAATCCCAATCCTGACATCAGCGAATACCTGAAGCCAGACAAGGCATTCAGGTATATCGTACTGACAAAGGAACAGAAAGAAGCTATGGGGTACACAAAAGCTAAGATAATGGTGGTCGCTGAACTCATACGAAGCCTAAGCCCGCTGGAGATTGCAGCCATCGACGGATGCATCCCGAGAGAGCCTATGAGGATGCTGAAATGGCTGACAGGACCTCAGAGGCCGAGTGAGATCAGGTCCGGCAAGAAGTTCGACAAGAGATACCCGCTTGTGAACGATGCACATCATGCTGCCCACATCCTATACAAATACGAGACAGACGAACTCTATGCTCGAAACAGGGATACCTGCAGAGAATTCATGATAACCCCCAATCTTGATGCATATATACATCTTTATGATGAGATGAGGAAAAAATTCCCCCATGGCATAACAGACATAAATGATCCGACACCCCAGAAATTTCTCGATGCTGCATAATCTTTAAATACATCTCTCCAACAGCAATAGCATGGCACAGATAAATGGTGTTAAGCACATAATCTTTGACTGGGACGGCGTGATCGCTGACTCATTCGAGCACCAGCACAAGTTCTTCAAGGCAGCATGCAAGAAATTCGGAAAAACATACAATATCAAGACAATCGACGAGCTCAGGGAATATTACAAAGAACCATTCAGACTCATGTATGAGGATTGGGGATTTGACCTTGACAACAAGGAAGAGCTTGATGCGCTCACTGGATATTTCAGGAAGTTCAATGACAGCAACCATGTAAAACTGTTCCCGAATATGCCAAGCATACTGAAGGAACTGCATGAAAAAGG
Above is a genomic segment from Candidatus Woesearchaeota archaeon containing:
- a CDS encoding beta-propeller domain-containing protein: MRKIIAVIALFSIVFLAACQQTTPPPDKVVYRYGAGTYDELKFDYGAEVKTLTFDTEDQLLSFIKDNSGANLGYGSSVKMQGASIERLSEPMPAMDMAESAPAAGADYDGLDYSGTNVQVQGVDEADIIKTDGNYIYTVTGQTLFIIRAYPGEDAEIISTIRFDQQIESLFVDGDYLAVFGNYYDNDYYKKIDIVPRQGMTFFDVYDISDRSDPEPIRKYKFEGNYFRGRMSDGFVYMLTTSQPEYRLEMPTPLIIEDDVVRSVPIGHVHYFNIPYNYPMFVNIHALELGSGDMDSVSVAVEGSQELYMSGNNIYVTYGEYVNEYDIQKGIVMELLEPHLAEKHRDLISKIKQTDNAVLSRLEKEAKIYQVYESVIVTLDEDEQETFEERAEGLLEQRLEEIKYFEYTVINRIEVDGLDIDPEANGKVPGRVLNQFSMDEYDGVFRIATTLSPRWSRFEGERSLSSNNVYALDMDLGIIGELEGLAEDESIFSTRFMGDRLYMVTFKQIDPFFVIDLSDPTDITELGKLKIPGFSRYLHPYDEDTIIGIGKDTDDGRQAGLKVSLFDVSDVENPEEIAKYVTESDYADSTALWEHKAFLFSKEKELMVIPAYSMDYRDGQQSYNGAFVFHITKDEIELRGLVDHSEGFAGDQPGWGYYQPAVERSLYIEELLYTKSPGLLRINEIEDLSSVKEIQLSYGDIKIY